The Populus alba chromosome 13, ASM523922v2, whole genome shotgun sequence genome contains the following window.
TTACAAGTCACCGCAAAGGttagttataaaatataattctctCAAATGGATATTTCTATCTGTATGATGATGGAGACCCAGTACCGGCTACAGAGCTCACCTACTACCGTGGACAAAGACTTGGACACATTGCACACCTACTCCCACCAACGCCACAGTCACCATTGCTTGAGCTACCACCGCCCTCCTCCCCATGTGTAGCTCGCCATTAGCATTCTTGTATGGTGCTGGGGAGATGTTTTTGTACCGAGCATAATTTCaggaattatttatttatttttattgtttaagtttgtttttcattttaaattgcaTAATAAAAATACAGGTTTAAGAACACCTGGATTGATGGCGTTAATGTGCTCTCATTTGTCCACCCCATTTCTTATTTCCGAACTCTCCATCAACGAACATCACCATCTCGATTTCTACACGTCCATCCAACCATGTCAAATGCCAAGAATTTATTACCCGTCTACTGGATAGACGTTGGAGaatcttcgttttttttttccaaagtcTTAATTTCGAAGCTAGTATTTAATTTGAGAACTTTTTTCATAAATGCATCCGATTGATATAACTTATATGTTcctgaaatattaaaaatttaatgatttgttttttttatgatcttaACTAGAGgtttatataatcgttaactttAAGGTTTGTAGAATTAGTTAATGTGTGCACAAACTGGTttgaatatctatattaataatatataaaaaaaacatgatgttAAATTAGTTTGGGAgcattttaaattatgaaaaaaatgagcAGATTCTTGTATTAATTTGTGTAGCCCTTGTCCCCGTAAATTGGACCTGTTGAGTGTCGGAGGGTTTAGTTGCTTGTCTCATGACAACGTAGCTTCGGCCATTGGAGCTTGCCATTTGATACAATCTTCCCCCTTCTCTTTACATTCTTGAAATAACTTTTCAATTCGAGGTGGGGTAGCTTAATACAATGAAACatatacacataaaaaaaaaaaaaaaaaaaagctcatgtCCATTCCATCACGTCGTGTCCTCCAGTACGATTGGGCGCGCGCTTTCCCATCTGCCCTTTGAAAGACAATTTATTTAAACACACCGTATTGGtacaaatatgtttttaaaattattataataaaaacttaattttaatctatataaaaactattatgaACAAGTTTATTgaagaataacaaaaaacacTAAGCCAATCAAGCATGTGTTAATCACTGACGTGCCAATGAGCATGTCCACGCAGCGAATTAAATTCCCTGAGCGGCGCATTTAGATCTTAACACAGCGATTAAagagacttgttcccttcctctgcatcctgggttcaaatctcaccgtgcacgcctgtcatccccgcggtgccttacatgctcactggatttgcaggatattcaatgagccgtgggattagtcgtggtgcgtgtaagctgacccggacacccatgtaaataaataaataaaaattcgcTGAGCGGCAACGAATCAAACAAGCCTTTCTTCACAAGGAATTGTATGCTAAAACAGCTTTTCATACCATCCTATTTAAAATCCCAGGAGATTAGTTTAATGgttaattacatttatttttttatgattttttagattgaaaattttaaattaatataaataaattcatttaaatgcACCATGTCGATAAgtggtgtgtttttttaaattgtaatcaTTTCACGTAGAAGAACTGAACATCAATTACTATTTAAACTTTATGTCCTTGAcactgaaaaaacaaatcctatGTATGCAAcatggaataataaatatttatcagGTAACAATTTGcatataattatgatattcaCTTTATTTAATCAATACTGCAGCAATGAATTAAAAGCCATCATTAAGCTCTGATTtcacttctttaaaaaaaagagagataaataTGACCTGAATCGAAAATGATCCAACACGGCCCACTGAAACGTTGGGCCTGAAAACAGATTAGGCTTCAAAATACCCCccttcaaaaccaaaaccatctctctctctctctctctctctctatctcttttATTTCCTCCTTCCACTTCGCTGAGTCACTCTGTCTTTACTGCTCGAAAAACGATGTCGTATATTCCTCCTCACCTGAGAAACTCAAGCTCAACCGCCACCATTTCTACTTCTAGAGCTCACGCAGTTCCTCCAACTGACACCAACGATCACCCTAACCTCCCTCATTCCTCTTCGAATTTCAacacctcctcctccaccacatTCGCCTCACCCTCGCGTCGGAGCTCTGGCGCCTTCTCCCGAACTATCTCCGTTCCTCAACCTGTTTTTCCTAACTGGACGCCCTCCGACCGCGTCCTTCGCTTCAATCCCGATCAGGTTCACTTcttcttcaagtttttatttttgctaatttaagttgttattgAACTAAAATATGCTTTATTTATTAGTgatcttttctctttatttcgaaaaaaataaaaaaaattcaattcgttaattaaataaatacttgATTGAGACTGTAATGATAAATGCAGATTGCAGAAATTCGGTCTCGGCTTAATATAGATGTTAGTGTTGCTTCGGGTTCACCTCTTGCACCTGCAGCTATTGAATCATTTGAAGATATggtaaattctttttcttttttaatttattaatattttttttatttattacggAGTAATTTGTGAAACTGAAGAGGTTTTGTAAATATTTGTTAGTGTTTACATCAAAGTATCATGAAGGATATTGCACATCATGAGTATACGAGGCCGACTTCAATCCAGGCTCAGGCAATGACAGTTGCACTTAGTGGAAGGGATTTGCTGGGTTGTGCTGAAACCGGTAGTGGCAAAACTGCCGCATTTAGCATTCCTATGATACAGGTGATTAGATTAATGCTAAAAGCCATGCTTTTGGTAGATGTGTTCTAGGGGTATTGCATTTGTTTGTGTAGTTTGATTgggatttttcatattttgatcTGCAGCATTGCTTGGCTCAACCTCCTGTTCGGCGTGGTGATGGACCATTGGCATTGGTGCTGGCTCCTACAAGAGAACTCGCTCAGCAGATTGAAAAAGAGGTGTGGTAGCTGCTTTCCAGCAGTAGAGAGCAATAATATACTCATGGATTACATCTGTTGCTCCGgtcatcttttatttatatttttcatttatagaaATTATGGAGTATCGTCAATGAATGCAACTCTATGAAAATTCATCTtgaatttggttattttttagagTCAAGACAATTATCAACTTTATTTGTATTGATGGAACATATTTTCATGAGGTTTCTGTCTATACTTGAGTTTGTTCTGTATTACATGGGTTTGTTAGACATACTTGACAAGCACCGATATTGAGCTACTTTGTCATATCTCTCAGGTTAAAGGTTTTAGCAGATCTCTCGAGTCCTTTAGAACGGCAATCGTGGTGGGAGGAACAAATATTGCTGACCAGGTAAAAAATGCTGTGATCATTTGGCTTCTAATGGTTGATTGTAGTTTCTGGGTGCATTAAAAGACTAGAAATGATGGGTTATTATCCATGCCTGTTGCCTTGGAATTGTCTGCATGTGGTTAGGTAGAATAAAAGAAACTTTTTGCATGTTGAAGCTTCACTGAAATTCCATAACTTTGTGAGAATTGGAGTCCTATAACagagtttcattttctttgccAGCAGCTGAGAATGTCTCTCGATGCTCTGTTTTCTAGTATTATTATGGTAAAATGTGATTTTCATATAGTTTcctaatacctttttttttacgCTGCATCCCGTGACAGAGGATGGAGCTACGGGCAGGAGTGGATGTAATTGTTGCTACTCCTGGAAGATTAATCGATCATTTACAACAAGGAAACACTTCCCTTTCAAGAATTTCATTTATCGTCCTGGATGAAGCTGATAGAATGCTTGACATGGGGTTTGAACCACAGATTAGAGAGGTACATGATTCtgcaatttgatgctcaacagtGTATGCACCATGCTAGTTATGCTCCCCTTTTCATTTCTGCTTTTTCTTGGTTGATGATCTATTACTGAATAAAATACGTACACTTTAAAGTTTAAAGCAGTCAAGATAGGTTTTGGTGACACAAACATGTTCACTAGAACTGCAACTTTATCCTTGTTTAACAAAAAGTTAAACAGGTAAGAAACCCCAGCTTCACAGCATTATAACTAACTCATTGATCTGCCCAACACTAAAGGGAGATATCTGAGTTTACCTTTCCGCGAGCATATGATGCAAATGCATGCGAGTGGttgaatctttatattttttagataaagttAGCACATGTGCTTGATTCTAATGCTTTCACTGCATCATTGTCATTTGAGTGGATTCTACAACTGCAGATAGAACAGTACTTCATATGACTAGTGTTATTACACTTGCAAGCATTGCAGTTATCTTCAACAAGAAGATGTATTAATCACTTCCATATTGTTTCAGGTTATGCGCAACCTTCCAGAAAAGCATCAAACTTTGCTGTTCAGTGCAACtatgcctgtggaaattgaaacaTTAACACAGGTTAGAGCTCCTGCttatttccgtttgtatttaccCTTGAAAGCATGATATGATTCTTGCAAGAAGAGGAGAGTGGGGATAATTTAGAAGATATTGATGGATCCGTGCTTCATTTTCTTTAACAGCTATCATTTGAATCGAATCCTGGCCCATGGAGTAGAATATCTAATGTTAaactttttctttgaaaaaaactcAATGCCTGGAAATTGATATCCTTTTGACAGTAACcgttttctttcaaattcatatttttattaccCAAGGTGATTTTATTTCAGGTTTCTTCCATCTGAACTCGATTAATTTATGAAGCCATCTCATTTGGTGTATTTGTTTTGCTGTTAAGATGTACTTCGATCCTCCTTCCTGTTTTGTGTGTCTGCAAGTCCCTGGAAATAATCTTTTCAAAACTCAAACATGAGCATCTTCAGATAATGGTTTATTGTTTCCTTATGGTCAAATGTTGCTGGAAAACAAATACTATCCCAAAATTTGAATTGTTGCATGAAAATCACACTTTAAAGTACAATGTTGAATTTCATTCTTGTGATACTAGACACGGTCACTTTGATCTCATGGCTCTTCTTATCCTATTTTACTACTATTCTCTGTCATAATTGGTATGGTGTCTCATGGTTTCTCTGTTTCAGTGGTCTATATGTTTAGCTTTCAAATCATTCTAGCACCAGGATGAGTTTTATGATGGCATTCAAAGATCCTGCTGCAAATCATGTATTtgcttttactatatttttgaaaagaagCCAACTATATTCTTTCCTCCCCTTTGCCTATCTGGCTGGTTTTGCTTGCAATTACTATCAATTTTGAGTTGAAAATCTTGAGATATTTCCTActtattaatattaagttgtGCTGTAAGATTATATTGGCTACTTTACCCTGCCACAAAGAAGTTAATGTGAAAATCTCcttgtttttattcaatttcaggAGTACTTAACTAGCCCTGTGCAAGTTAGGGTAGGAAAAGTGAGTAGCCCAACTGCAAACGTGTCTCAAATTCTGACAAAGGTTTCTGAAAGCGAGAAGGTATGTTTCTTTTGGTGCATCAGTACAAGATATGTTGTTTCACATACAGTGTTGAAGGTTGGCTTTctatttattggtttatgtgGACCTAGTATATAGTTCCTCATTTCTAAGCAGGCTTGTGCATCACAATTAGTGTCTTCATGCCATCAACTTCACTGCTGGTTTAGTCATTGCCACTTTGGTAACTGAAGCAATTTCATTATTTGTAATAGAGAGAACATTCTCGAGTCTAATCATCAAGATACAAGATACTGTTGCTCTCTGACTTGTGAGTGAGGAAACATTACAATGTTCTATCCTGTATTTTTGGAGCATATCCATTCTATGTCATCGTATATTTTTACCATAAATTATATAACTTGGATGGTTAAATTCTATAACTTATTTTTAAGGTAACATCTGTTCTTTCAAGTTTGTGTGACCCATCGATTAATCAAATTGGTATACTGTTGTGAAAGCATTCAATGTGGTGCAGATTGATTGCCTTCTAGCTCTGCTTGTGGAGGATGCTTCTCAGGCTGAAAGATCAAATCAACCTTTCCCCTTGACTATTGTGTTTGTGGAGAGGAAGGTACACCTCATGCTGTATATTTTTAATGCACTTTAAGTTATGTTTCTCTATTGTTATTTACACTACAATCTTAGGTAAAGTTTTGATACTTGAATATGGTCTGCATGTAGACAAGGTGCAATGAAGTTGCCGAAGCTTTGGTAGCACAAGCTTTACAGGCAGTTGCTCTTCATGGTGGTCGTAGTCAGAGTGAAAGAGAGGCTGCTCTGCGTGATTTTAGGAGGGGCTCTACTAGTATTTTGgtattatgatttatattacttAAGGACCTTGAGCACTTGCTTTTGGAAATGTTCATATCAGTATCGTCACATGTTTTAGATAACTCAGTTTGTGAGATTCCAAAGCTGTGTCGTGTTCAAGCTGTCTTACTTTCTTTGTTGAAGTTATCCAATGAATCAAATTTAATGCTCGTAATCACCGTCCCACTCTTTTGTCGTGTTCCCTCTCCCCATCCTCTATACACTTGTACTCGCTCTGTCACATATGCCTGTTTATCTTATTGTACTCTTCGATGTACCATCCTCTGGTGCCTTTTAAtacaatttactattttttttcctgaaaaaaagaaagaaaaagtacCGTTTCTGATGTGCAGTAGATTTGTTCTATACTTCCTCCTTTGCTCCCTCTTCCCATTTCTTCTTTAGATTTCCTTTTTTACAAATTCAATATTGTCTATGTTTCTTACAGCAATCCATGTGCAGGTTGCCACTGATGTTGCATCTCGCGGATTGGATGTAACTGGAGTTGCTCATGTGATTAATCTGGATCTCCCAAAGGTATTTTTAGTGGAAACTTTTTTGATCACCTATTGCTAGATTAAATCCACGAACACAGCCTGGCAGTATTTCATTGATTGTTTTGTTGGAAAAACTCGGGAATCCTGCTTTGGTTTATGGATTGCCAGCCTTTCTTGTTGTTCACAATAGCATTGGTAGTGATCTTGATTATAGAAGTATCCTGAAATCTCATCTCGTGTTGAGGCTAACAAGAACCATGCCTTGAGGCACATCATGGTCAGCTTGCGGTCATGTAGTCTTTGTGATACATATCTTTAGCATTTCATTAGCCTTATCATTTCAGTTGCTATTAATTTCCTTCTGAAATAGCAAACCTGAAGCTTCAGTTATGGCTGTCTCAATATAGACAATGGAAGATTATGTGCATCGAATTGGAAGGACTGGCCGTGCAGGATCAACTGGCCAAGCCACTTCATTTTACACTGATCAAGATCTGGTACCTTCCTCACCTTATCTTATCTTATGCTCCTTTCCCGTAAATATGCCAGCCCTTCAATTTTTGACTGGTGTGCCTTCTTACTTTAGTTCCTCGTGGCACAAATAAAGAAAGCAATAGCAGATGTTGAGTTGGGGAACACGGTGGCTTTTGCAACAGGGAAGGtattggttttattttctatattttctttctgTAATAATATACTTGGATTGGTTGTGTTTCTATCACCTCACATTCTCTGCTCCACACGACTCTCCATGCAAACCTTTTCTTGTTGCGTGGAATGGAATTGCTATGTAGTTATTACATCCTGAATGATGTTTCGCTTTGTTatatttcttgtattttaaCCGAGCTTAGTGCTGTTGATATTTAGACTGCgagaaggaaagagagagaggcagCGGCAGCTTTGCAAAAGGAAGCCAGGAATGATCCGTCCAAGGTGATGGGGCCCGCGTGTATAAACATCGAGGATAAGTATAGGTTCATGATAGCTCCTTCAATCATTAAAAGTGAGGGTGCAGCTGACAGTGCTTGggatgattgattgattgatgatgatCTATTTGGTGCCTTTTTAAAGAGCATTGATGATCCATGCTCAggatttcaagatttttaagGTTAGTGCGTGTGCGCGAGCGGGTGCATATAAGGGCGTGCGTGCATTTTCTGTACAATTACCCAAACTTGTGATATgctgaaagaaaaatgaatgtgTAACTTCCGAATTTGGGCGGGCGGCGAATAACAACTTGCTGAAGATGACACAAAGTCACGGAGGACTTGTTCCCTCTCCTTATCTCATTACGCCTTCTACATCATCCTACCGTAAGTAAGCTTGTTGTAAAAAGAGGACAGGCTGAATGATCTCAAAAGGGCTCGTAGCAGTGCTGCTTGTAGATTGCGCAAGTTGTACATCTTTAGAATTTTCTATTGAAAACTTTGTTGGGACTCAAATTTTTACCctatttttgaaaagttttcgaaaaaaaaacctagaactagcaaaaaaaaacaacaaaaaaatatgttcttgatGTTTGCACCGCTTTCAACATTCTTTTCATTGAGATCCTATGAGAGGTGGTAGCAGTGCTTTCCCTTTTTGCCTTGAAAGtctaaaaatgaaaatgccAGCAGCATTCTTCGTGGTTTTATGGATGCTCTTCCTAAGAAACTGCCAACACCTTCACTTTCTTTACAGCCAACATTTCATTCTCCTTGGTGGCTGCCTCATAGAGCTTTCTGATGGCCTTTCATTTATTAAGAATAGAAATCTTACCATAGCATAACCCACTTCAAATCTCTTTATGTGATTAGTACTAGAAGATTCAACAAAATTGGGTAGAAATTTTGCACAAAATAAAAACTCCATTTCAGGGATTAAAAGTAGAGGTAAAAATCAAGACCAAcccatcaaaagaaaacaacattgcTAGCAGGAGTAGGTTTGGAAAAACTTATCTACGAGAATCCTCAGCTACTTTTGATGCTCGAGGATTTCTTTTTATGGACCCCAAGACACAAGTCATGACAGTTCTCTTTTTATGTTTGCTACACAAACCAAAGAAATAACACAGGACTACTACAAACCATTAATAGTAGTAAACCTGGGCATCACTCAACTCAAGCTTGAGATATgtgaagaaagaaataatatcTTGCATCATTACACTATTGAGTACCTGACCGGGTAGTGCAGTTGCATTGCAGCCACAACCTAAGTTATGTCGCCAAGACTGGAACTCTCTTATGCCCGACAAAAGCTTGTCTTAGCGTATGATAATCATTCCTGTAATGTTCAAGAGCGAGACACAGTTGCCTTATAGCCTCCCGTTTCTCTTCTGCCCCTTCCAGGATTACAAATCTTTGCCTCTCAACTTCTTCCTCCAGATCCTTAACTTTTGATCTTAGCACATCCATTAGTTTTCGTACCTCTTCAGCACCGGAAACCATCTTCACATGCTCCATGTGTAACTGTTGCAAATGCCTATCCATTTGATCAATCCGTTCATCTCTTGAAGTTACCTCCGCTTTAAGAGCAATAACTTTAACATTAAGCTCATCTCTCTCAGATTTTAAAACATCAAGGCTTTTATCCATTTTTTCTATGTGATTGTCTCTCTCAACAATGTCGTCCTTTAACTGCTGAATCTCACAATCAAGTCTTTGCTCCATTTCTGCTTTTTCAGCCTGGAACATCCTAATGTCATCCTCTAAGGAACGGCCACGTGATTCTTGCTCTTTCAGCTGCTCCTCCAAGCATGTCCTCTCCTCTACCAGTTTAGACATTTCAGCCTTAATCTGTGCTTTTTCTGGAAAAATCTTCTGCTCAGCATCAGAGACTGCTATTTTAAGATCTCTTGCCTCGTGATCCCGGTCGGAGAGACTACTTTTCAACCTGGAAATTCTTTCTTGCAGCTTGGAGACCTCCCTTTTTTCAGCGTTGAGCTTTTTTTTCAACGAATTTATCTCCTTGTGAGCCAATGCAAGTTCATCCTgcaaattattgattttatcagAGGGCCCATCACCCTCAAGTTGCCCTTTCAAAGTAGTAATTTCTTTCTCTGAAACCTGAAGTCTCTCACTAGCAATCCTAAGTTCTTCCATTAGTGACTGAATCTTAGCATTGGAGTCAAAAGTTTCAGATTCTGACCCATCAACCCTTTCTTGAAGATGTGAAGCTTGATTTATCTCAGGTTCCAGCTCAGCCTCCCTTGTCATCGCCTTGCTCTCAGTGGACGATGCAAACTCAGACTGCAAACCTTCAGTGACCTCAGATGACCTATATTTTTTAAGCTCAATGTTCAATCTAGCAACCTCTTCTTCTGACACCTGTATTCTCTGATTTGCATTTGTCAGATCTCGCTCATACCCTGCAATTCTAGCAAGAATATCATCAAAATCCTCTTTTCTCACTCCCCTAAATGAGCCATCAACACTCTCATCTTGCTGCACCCGCAGCTTCTCTTTTGTTTCACGAAGCTCAATTTCTAAATCAATTATCTTCCTGGACAGTCCATGGTCACCGCTATTCCCTGATAGACTTGAGTAGTTGTTGACTGAAGAATCATCAGATTCTGATTCTGAATCTGTCAAAGTGGATGATTCATCTCCTTCTTTCTGGTGATGATCGCTACTACCACCGGAACCCAGAAAGAATTCAAACCCAGCAGCTCGAGGGCCAGATTTATGACGGCTCAGTTTTTGTTCATGCGCAGGAGAAGGTGGTTCGGAGACAATATCAGAAATTCCGGAGCCCTGGGATTGAAGATCTGATGGAATACTCCTCCTTAATTCTCCTGTCACGTGATCATAACGTTCAGCCAGAGATCGATACATGCGGTAGAACTCCTCTACACGAGAAATTAGTTCTGGTCTCTTCTGATAATACATCTCAGCCTTTTTAACAAATGAATCCCCATCATCTTCAATTAGCTTCAGCATCCGCTTAACGTTCTGGTCCATCTCTGCAGCAAAggattgttttcttgtttttactCTTGGCATTTTGGAAATGAAAATGATCACgggaactaaattaaaataccaagtttggaaaaaaataatcctgTTTCAAAAGCTTGGGGGGTTTTTGGAATTAACCATACCAATCACTCAAGGTATTCCCATGTCGGaatcccaataaaaaaatcattaggaGCAATTGGCTATAACTAGCAAACATTC
Protein-coding sequences here:
- the LOC118054036 gene encoding DEAD-box ATP-dependent RNA helicase 20: MSYIPPHLRNSSSTATISTSRAHAVPPTDTNDHPNLPHSSSNFNTSSSTTFASPSRRSSGAFSRTISVPQPVFPNWTPSDRVLRFNPDQIAEIRSRLNIDVSVASGSPLAPAAIESFEDMCLHQSIMKDIAHHEYTRPTSIQAQAMTVALSGRDLLGCAETGSGKTAAFSIPMIQHCLAQPPVRRGDGPLALVLAPTRELAQQIEKEVKGFSRSLESFRTAIVVGGTNIADQRMELRAGVDVIVATPGRLIDHLQQGNTSLSRISFIVLDEADRMLDMGFEPQIREVMRNLPEKHQTLLFSATMPVEIETLTQEYLTSPVQVRVGKVSSPTANVSQILTKVSESEKIDCLLALLVEDASQAERSNQPFPLTIVFVERKTRCNEVAEALVAQALQAVALHGGRSQSEREAALRDFRRGSTSILVATDVASRGLDVTGVAHVINLDLPKTMEDYVHRIGRTGRAGSTGQATSFYTDQDLFLVAQIKKAIADVELGNTVAFATGKTARRKEREAAAALQKEARNDPSKVMGPACINIEDKYRFMIAPSIIKSEGAADSAWDD
- the LOC118054035 gene encoding protein NETWORKED 4A, translating into MASSMVPSKNFKRSQSRKSHSWWWDSHISPKNSKWLIENLEEMDQNVKRMLKLIEDDGDSFVKKAEMYYQKRPELISRVEEFYRMYRSLAERYDHVTGELRRSIPSDLQSQGSGISDIVSEPPSPAHEQKLSRHKSGPRAAGFEFFLGSGGSSDHHQKEGDESSTLTDSESESDDSSVNNYSSLSGNSGDHGLSRKIIDLEIELRETKEKLRVQQDESVDGSFRGVRKEDFDDILARIAGYERDLTNANQRIQVSEEEVARLNIELKKYRSSEVTEGLQSEFASSTESKAMTREAELEPEINQASHLQERVDGSESETFDSNAKIQSLMEELRIASERLQVSEKEITTLKGQLEGDGPSDKINNLQDELALAHKEINSLKKKLNAEKREVSKLQERISRLKSSLSDRDHEARDLKIAVSDAEQKIFPEKAQIKAEMSKLVEERTCLEEQLKEQESRGRSLEDDIRMFQAEKAEMEQRLDCEIQQLKDDIVERDNHIEKMDKSLDVLKSERDELNVKVIALKAEVTSRDERIDQMDRHLQQLHMEHVKMVSGAEEVRKLMDVLRSKVKDLEEEVERQRFVILEGAEEKREAIRQLCLALEHYRNDYHTLRQAFVGHKRVPVLAT